In Hasllibacter sp. MH4015, the following proteins share a genomic window:
- the bcp gene encoding thioredoxin-dependent thiol peroxidase yields the protein MLEPGQPAPDFTLPRDGGGDVTLSDLRPQNVVLYFYPKDDTPGCTKEAIAFTGLADAFAEANTVILGISKDTAAKHEKFIAKHDLGVTLVSDAEADICEQYGTWVEKNMYGKKYMGIERATFLIDGQGNIAQIWHKVKVPGHAEAVLEAARAL from the coding sequence GGCCAGCCCGCCCCGGATTTCACCTTGCCCCGCGATGGCGGCGGCGATGTGACCCTGTCCGATCTCCGCCCGCAGAATGTCGTGCTGTATTTCTATCCCAAGGACGACACGCCCGGCTGCACGAAGGAGGCGATCGCCTTCACCGGTCTCGCCGATGCCTTTGCGGAGGCCAACACCGTGATCCTCGGCATCTCCAAGGACACCGCTGCCAAGCACGAGAAGTTCATTGCGAAACATGACCTTGGCGTCACCCTCGTCTCCGACGCCGAGGCCGATATCTGCGAGCAATACGGGACGTGGGTGGAGAAGAACATGTACGGCAAAAAATACATGGGCATCGAACGCGCCACGTTCCTGATCGACGGGCAAGGCAACATCGCTCAGATCTGGCACAAGGTGAAAGTGCCGGGCCATGCCGAGGCGGTGCTGGAGGCCGCGCGCGCCCTCTGA
- a CDS encoding ferritin-like domain-containing protein, translating into MIPLSDMADQVLRTADARAKTALSRRFAAQWQAARQGGARPEIGLATPPEQPARPDAPELLDPRDVPRRKPGTAKGRTAILHAVAHIELNAVDLHWDIIARFSGTPLPIGFFDDWVRAADEESKHFNLMADCLEAGGSHYGALSAHAGMWRAADDTKDDLMGRLAVVPMVLEARGLDVTPGMIGLFERAKDDPTAAMAVDALKVIYAEEVHHVAYGSKWFHFLCGRHDLDPKEAFHDLVRRYFHGSLKPPFNEEKRAEAGIPPDFYWPLAQ; encoded by the coding sequence ATGATCCCCCTTTCCGACATGGCCGATCAGGTCCTACGCACCGCCGATGCGCGCGCAAAGACCGCCCTGTCCCGGCGTTTCGCGGCGCAATGGCAGGCGGCGCGACAGGGTGGCGCGCGGCCCGAGATCGGCCTTGCCACGCCCCCCGAGCAGCCCGCGCGACCGGACGCGCCGGAGCTTCTGGACCCGCGCGACGTACCCCGCCGAAAGCCCGGAACCGCGAAGGGGCGCACGGCGATCCTGCACGCCGTGGCGCATATCGAGCTGAATGCTGTCGATCTGCATTGGGACATCATCGCGCGGTTTTCCGGCACACCCCTGCCGATCGGCTTCTTCGACGATTGGGTGCGCGCGGCGGACGAGGAATCCAAGCATTTCAACCTGATGGCCGATTGCCTAGAGGCGGGCGGCAGCCATTACGGCGCCCTGTCCGCCCATGCCGGCATGTGGCGTGCCGCCGATGACACGAAGGACGATCTGATGGGCCGCCTTGCCGTCGTGCCAATGGTGTTGGAGGCCCGCGGCCTCGACGTCACCCCGGGCATGATCGGGCTGTTCGAGCGGGCGAAGGATGACCCGACGGCCGCGATGGCGGTGGATGCGCTCAAGGTGATTTATGCCGAGGAAGTGCATCACGTCGCCTATGGCTCGAAGTGGTTCCATTTCCTGTGCGGCCGCCACGACCTCGACCCGAAAGAAGCGTTCCACGACCTTGTCCGGCGCTACTTTCACGGGTCCCTCAAGCCACCCTTCAACGAGGAAAAGCGCGCCGAGGCGGGCATTCCGCCCGACTTTTACTGGCCGTTGGCCCAGTGA
- a CDS encoding DUF5930 domain-containing protein: MTSRLLSRVNAALERHLPEQRLFLKSEDGTRFIRLRPVTQAGLMFGSAVFVGWTVIVTSIFLIDTISSGNVRDQSIREQAMYQERMNALALERDERAAAAAAAQERFALAMDQVSNMQTRILDSEERRRELETAVDVIQATLRRTIDERDEARLAAASLENELRADTGTVQTAAAREQELEQTLAFLTEALALTAESRDDGYTMMAEAEQTIVELQFEAALMEERQNRVFRQLEEAVAVSMEPLDEMFSAAGLSTDDLIESVRRGYSGQGGPLMPIVSTTGGDPDPLSLRANELLSALDEINLHRLAAEQLPFAVPVAGNFRNTSGFGYRRDPINGGQRLHAGVDFAGGRGTPIVAGGAGTVIFAGRQSGYGLMVEIQHSHGYTTRYAHLTRIRVSEGERVSRGELLGDMGCTGRCTGTHLHYEVRRNGDPVNPMTFIRAGRNVF, encoded by the coding sequence GTGACATCTCGGCTTTTAAGTCGCGTGAATGCGGCGCTTGAACGGCACCTGCCGGAACAACGGCTCTTCCTGAAATCGGAGGATGGTACGCGATTCATTCGCCTGCGCCCCGTGACCCAGGCCGGGCTGATGTTCGGCTCCGCCGTTTTCGTGGGGTGGACGGTCATCGTCACCTCGATTTTCCTGATCGACACGATCTCGTCCGGCAATGTCCGGGATCAGAGCATCCGCGAACAGGCCATGTACCAGGAGCGGATGAACGCCCTGGCGCTGGAACGCGACGAACGCGCCGCCGCCGCTGCCGCCGCCCAGGAACGCTTCGCGCTTGCGATGGACCAGGTCTCCAACATGCAGACCCGCATCCTCGACAGTGAGGAACGGCGCCGCGAACTGGAAACCGCCGTCGACGTGATCCAGGCCACCTTGCGACGCACCATCGACGAACGGGACGAGGCGCGCCTCGCCGCTGCATCGCTCGAAAACGAACTCCGCGCCGATACCGGCACCGTGCAGACCGCCGCCGCGCGCGAGCAGGAGCTTGAACAGACCCTCGCCTTCCTCACCGAAGCCCTCGCCCTGACCGCGGAATCGCGCGACGACGGCTACACGATGATGGCGGAGGCCGAGCAGACCATCGTGGAGCTTCAATTCGAGGCCGCGCTGATGGAGGAACGCCAGAACCGCGTGTTCCGCCAGCTGGAAGAGGCCGTCGCCGTCTCCATGGAGCCGCTGGACGAGATGTTCAGCGCCGCGGGGCTCAGCACCGACGATCTGATCGAAAGTGTGCGCCGCGGCTATTCCGGTCAGGGCGGGCCGCTGATGCCCATCGTCTCCACCACCGGCGGCGACCCCGACCCCCTGTCGCTGCGCGCCAATGAACTTCTGTCGGCGCTTGACGAGATCAATCTGCATCGCCTGGCCGCCGAACAGCTTCCCTTCGCTGTGCCGGTGGCAGGCAACTTCCGCAACACCTCCGGCTTCGGCTATCGCCGCGACCCGATCAACGGCGGTCAGCGGCTTCATGCCGGTGTGGACTTCGCCGGTGGCAGGGGCACGCCGATCGTGGCCGGTGGGGCGGGAACGGTCATTTTCGCCGGCCGTCAAAGCGGTTACGGTCTGATGGTGGAGATTCAACACAGCCACGGATACACAACCCGCTACGCGCACCTGACGCGCATCCGGGTCAGCGAAGGGGAAAGGGTCTCGCGCGGCGAACTCTTAGGTGATATGGGCTGCACGGGCCGGTGTACGGGGACGCATTTGCACTATGAAGTGCGCCGAAATGGGGACCCCGTTAACCCGATGACCTTCATAAGGGCAGGACGCAATGTTTTCTAA
- a CDS encoding polymer-forming cytoskeletal protein: MFSKSKINEPGPKQGGGADAGSTGAGSASASGSTSGDSMNKSNTSAASTGSKSKPQPSMLSSDLTIVGNLRTTGDIQVEGTVQGDIRAHLLTVGESANIEGEIVADDIVVTGRVVGRVRGLKVRLTSTAKVEGDIIHKTIAIESGAHFEGSVQRAEDPLSTGANNPAPRTSVSTGGSSGAEAPSSSIAPSSSIPRPAAAGPVPQPSAKDS; encoded by the coding sequence ATGTTTTCTAAATCCAAGATCAACGAACCCGGACCCAAGCAAGGCGGTGGCGCCGATGCAGGGTCCACCGGTGCCGGTTCGGCCTCTGCGTCGGGCTCAACCTCGGGAGACAGCATGAACAAGTCGAACACCTCCGCCGCATCCACGGGCAGCAAATCCAAGCCGCAGCCGTCGATGCTCAGCTCCGACCTGACCATCGTGGGCAACCTGCGCACGACGGGCGATATCCAGGTCGAAGGCACGGTTCAGGGCGACATCCGCGCGCACCTTCTGACCGTGGGCGAAAGTGCCAATATCGAAGGTGAGATCGTGGCGGACGACATCGTCGTCACGGGCCGTGTCGTGGGCCGGGTCCGCGGCCTCAAGGTCCGCCTGACCTCGACCGCCAAGGTCGAAGGCGACATCATCCACAAGACCATCGCGATCGAAAGCGGCGCCCATTTCGAAGGGTCCGTGCAGCGCGCCGAAGATCCGCTGTCGACGGGCGCGAACAACCCCGCGCCGCGCACATCGGTCAGCACCGGCGGATCGTCGGGGGCGGAGGCGCCGTCCTCCTCCATCGCGCCGTCCTCCTCGATCCCGCGTCCCGCCGCGGCAGGCCCCGTGCCACAGCCCTCGGCCAAGGATAGCTGA
- a CDS encoding MFS transporter, with protein MLVACILASALGFIDGTIISIALPAIRDGLGASLPEGQWINNAYLLPLSALILLGGAIGDRFGLARTFVAGIGVFVLASLICAVAPTTEVMIAGRALKGLGAAVMVPGSLALIARAYPKEDRGRAIGIWAASSAITTALGPILGGVALSFGGPEVWRWLFAINLPLGGLAIWLIMAHAKADPAQPDHPLDLPGAALISASLALIALALTGFDGFTPRTLALLGSGFACLIAFLLWEGRNAHPMVPLSLFSNRTFSAANLATFLIYFGLSTVLFFLPMTLIAGWGVAETLTSLAFAPLSVFIGALSAKAGAWSDKYGPGRMIGGGGMIVALAFAILGLSAPLQDFWLAVMPGTILLGLGLGLVVSPLSTAIMGSVPEDRSGTASGLNNAVSRVAGLIAVALMGSVAAQAYGAAGGMASFGEFSDTPGHGAAMTTAFAILCYIVAIITALGAAIAYLATPSPAATVAKR; from the coding sequence GTGCTGGTCGCGTGCATCCTCGCCTCCGCGCTTGGCTTCATCGACGGCACGATCATCTCCATCGCATTGCCCGCCATCCGCGACGGCCTTGGCGCGTCCCTGCCCGAGGGGCAATGGATCAACAACGCCTACCTGCTGCCGCTGTCGGCGCTGATCCTCCTGGGCGGTGCCATCGGCGACCGGTTCGGACTTGCGCGGACCTTCGTGGCGGGCATCGGCGTCTTCGTCCTCGCCTCCCTGATCTGCGCCGTGGCGCCGACAACGGAAGTGATGATCGCGGGCCGTGCGCTCAAGGGCCTTGGTGCGGCCGTCATGGTGCCCGGCTCCCTGGCGCTGATCGCGCGCGCCTATCCGAAGGAGGATCGGGGCCGCGCCATCGGCATCTGGGCGGCATCCTCGGCCATCACCACCGCGCTTGGTCCGATCCTGGGTGGCGTCGCGCTCAGCTTCGGCGGGCCGGAGGTCTGGCGCTGGCTGTTCGCGATCAACCTGCCGCTCGGCGGGCTCGCCATCTGGCTCATCATGGCCCATGCCAAGGCCGACCCGGCGCAGCCTGACCATCCGCTGGACCTGCCCGGCGCGGCGTTGATTTCCGCCTCACTTGCCCTGATCGCCCTCGCGTTGACGGGTTTCGACGGCTTCACCCCCCGCACCCTCGCGCTTCTAGGAAGCGGCTTTGCCTGCCTCATTGCCTTCCTTCTGTGGGAGGGGCGCAACGCCCATCCGATGGTTCCCCTCAGCCTCTTCTCCAACCGCACCTTCTCGGCGGCGAACCTCGCCACGTTCCTCATCTATTTCGGGCTCAGCACGGTCCTGTTCTTCCTGCCAATGACATTGATCGCGGGCTGGGGCGTGGCAGAGACGCTGACATCGCTCGCTTTCGCGCCCCTGTCGGTTTTCATCGGCGCGTTGTCGGCCAAGGCCGGGGCATGGTCCGACAAATACGGGCCGGGGCGCATGATCGGCGGCGGCGGGATGATCGTGGCGCTGGCCTTCGCGATCCTGGGGCTTAGCGCGCCGCTTCAAGATTTCTGGCTGGCCGTGATGCCCGGCACGATCCTCCTGGGGCTCGGCCTCGGCCTTGTCGTCAGCCCGCTTTCGACGGCGATCATGGGATCGGTGCCGGAGGATCGCTCGGGCACAGCCTCGGGCCTCAACAACGCCGTAAGCCGGGTGGCGGGCCTGATCGCCGTGGCGCTGATGGGGTCGGTCGCGGCGCAGGCCTATGGAGCGGCGGGCGGCATGGCGAGCTTCGGGGAATTCTCCGACACGCCCGGCCACGGGGCGGCGATGACCACCGCCTTCGCGATCCTGTGCTACATCGTGGCGATCATCACGGCCCTCGGGGCCGCCATTGCCTACCTCGCCACCCCGTCACCCGCGGCGACGGTGGCGAAGCGATAG
- a CDS encoding DUF2189 domain-containing protein, translated as MSDITGHPVGEGAPAIRDMEMSDLTRALRLGWKDFLRKPMMGLFFANVYVMGGWLIYLLLFVLEYEWLAIPLTFGFPLLGPFLAVGMYEVSRRLEAGQDTWARNEIFGVIWRQRLRQLPSMAWVVIVYFLFWSFFAHMLFALFLGPSALTNVTSSYAYLLQPEGITMLIVGGAFGAVFALVLFVLTVVSLPLLLDREVDFVTAMITSVAVVRQNPQVMLVWGAVIAGLTFLAMLPGLLGLYVVLPILGHATWHIYRFATVAAGDGVAR; from the coding sequence ATGAGCGACATCACGGGCCATCCCGTCGGCGAGGGCGCCCCGGCGATCCGGGATATGGAAATGTCGGACCTGACCCGCGCCCTGCGCCTTGGATGGAAAGATTTCTTGCGCAAGCCGATGATGGGGCTGTTCTTTGCCAACGTCTATGTCATGGGCGGCTGGCTGATCTACCTGCTACTTTTCGTGCTGGAATATGAATGGCTTGCGATCCCGCTGACCTTCGGTTTCCCGCTTCTGGGGCCGTTTCTGGCGGTGGGGATGTACGAAGTGTCCCGCAGGCTGGAAGCGGGACAGGACACCTGGGCGCGGAACGAGATTTTCGGGGTGATCTGGCGTCAACGCCTGCGTCAGCTTCCGTCGATGGCGTGGGTGGTGATCGTCTATTTCCTGTTCTGGTCATTTTTCGCGCATATGCTGTTTGCCCTGTTCCTCGGGCCGTCGGCGCTCACGAATGTGACAAGCTCATACGCCTACCTGCTGCAGCCCGAAGGGATCACGATGCTGATCGTGGGGGGCGCGTTCGGGGCGGTCTTTGCGCTGGTGCTGTTCGTTCTGACGGTGGTGTCGTTGCCGCTTCTCCTGGATCGGGAGGTCGATTTCGTGACGGCGATGATCACGTCCGTCGCCGTGGTACGGCAAAACCCGCAGGTCATGCTGGTCTGGGGCGCCGTGATCGCGGGGCTGACATTCCTTGCGATGCTGCCGGGATTGCTGGGGCTTTACGTCGTGCTGCCGATCCTGGGCCACGCGACGTGGCATATCTATCGCTTCGCCACCGTCGCCGCGGGTGACGGGGTGGCGAGGTAG